The sequence below is a genomic window from Streptomyces parvus.
GAAGATCTCCAAGCTGCTGCCCTGCATGCGCGACAGCGACGGCTGGCCGGCCGAGACGGCCGACGAGTTCCTCGTGAGCGAGCTGACAGTGGAGCGGGCTCGCATCGACCGGATGATCGAGGACCTGCAGCGCTCCCGCAGCCTGCTGGACACCGTCATCGACAGCGCCGCCGCGCCGCGCCAGGAGAAGCAGCAGGAGACGGGCCCGGCCCCGCAGTCCGGCCTCCGACCTGCGGCATGGCAATAGGCTGAGTGCCTGCTTTCAATCCTGAGCTGCGCGTTTGCCCAGCTCAGGATTCGAACAGAGGCGGCTTGGGTTGCTCCGGTGACGACATCAGCAATTCCGCTGACGGCCCCCGGTGGCGATGAGCGGATTCGCCCAGGCCCGAAGAATCGGGCGGCTCTGGGTGGCGGTGGTGACCGTCACCGCCATTTCGATCAGTCCCGTTGCGCTTCGCGAGAGTCCGGTTGTCCGCTTCTGCGCGAGCTCCTGCGGGTGATTCGCCTGGTCATGAGCGTGATCGCGGCCCAGGTGATGAGCGATTCCGAGTGTTGGATGAGCCGTTCGTAGTCCCGCGCGTGTCTGCGGGCGTGCATGATCCAGGCGTGTAGGGCTCGCCGACCCAGCGCCGGGGCAGAACGACGAACCCGGGGACGTTCTTCGGTCGGCTGACGGTCTTGATCGTCAGGTCCAGGTAAGTCTTGGCCCAGGTCACGAGCTGTCCGGCATAGGCGGAGTCGGCCCAGACGATAGTGATCTCGGGGTGCATCAGCCGCAGCCGGAACAGCACTTCCTTGGCTGCGTTGCGGTCGGTCATGTCGGCCGGGGTGACCATGACGAACAGCGGCAGGCCCTTGGTGTCCACGACCAGGTGCCGCTTGCGGCCGTTGATTTTCTTGCCGGCGTCGTAGCCGCGGGAGTCCTTGCCGACGGTGTCGGCGGCCTTGATCGACTGAGAGTCGATGACGGTGGCGACCGCTCCGGGAGCCCGGCCCATCTCGCGGCGGATCCGCTTGCGGAGCTGGTCACGGATCTGACCGACGACCCCACAAGCGGCCCAGCGGGCCATGAACCCGTAACACGTGCGCCACGGCGGGAAGTCCCTTGGCAGGGCCCGCCACTTGCAGCCGGTGTCCACGACATAGCGGATCGCGTCCACGATCTCCCGGCGGGGATGCTTCTCGGGACTGCCGCCTGCCTTCGTTTCGCAGGCCGGTGGGTCCTGGACCTGGCCGCAGACCGCCGCCAAGCCCGCCTGGAGCAGCTGGTCCGAATGCTGCACACCCTGGTCGTCCTGAACGACGGCCGCACGGTCGACGTCGCCGCGTCGGTCGGCGCAGCGGCTCCGGACGGGCTGAGCACCCGGGACCTGACCGCGTTGCAGAGGGCGGCCGACGCCGCTCTCTACGACGGCAAGCACTCCGGCAGGGCCGTCGTCGCCACGGCCGCGCACGCGACCACGCCGTCCATCAACGGCCGCCGGGCCGGCCGCCTGGGCACCACCGTGTGGGGGCGAGCCGCATGAGCGTCGCACCCCTGCCCGAGGGCGACTGGATCCGCGGCATCAGCATCAAGCAGCCCTGGACGGCGGCGATCCTGACCGGCGCGAAGCTGGTTGAGAACCGCCCGCGGCGCTGGTCCTGGCGCGGGTGGGTGCTCCTGCACGCGGGCCAGCAGATCGACCGCCCCGCCCTGCGCATGCCGCTGGTCGCCCGAACGATCCGCGACCGCGAACTGGTCACCGGCGCGGTTATCGGCATCGCCCGGATCACCGACTGCCACCAGGACCCCGACGGCGCGCGGCTCTGCTCCCCCTGGGCTCACACCGAGGCCTGGCACCTCGAGCTCGCCGACGTCCAAGAGCTGCCCCTGCCCGTCCCCGCACGCGGGCAGCCCGACCCGTGGAAGCCGACCGACGACTTGGTCGACCAGGTCCTCCAGCAGCTGCCCGCCTTCCGGCCGTGACCCGCACCCGAGGTAAGAAGCCGTCGGTGGAGCCGGGCTTGATCCCGGCCCCCGGCGGCCTCCTCGACTGGCGCAACGCTCAGCATTTCGACCGCTGGCAGAACCGCTCCTGCGCCCTGTGCGAGCGGCCCACACCGATGCGCTCCCACGCAGGCGAGCCGGTCCATAAGAGCTGCGCCGAAACGTGGATCGCGGCCAACCCAACTGGCGCCGTGTGCTGGACATCGCCGAGTCCCTCGCTGACCGCGGGCACCTGAGCGGTGACGAGGCATCCGATCGTGCCGACCTGCCCAACCCGCCTGAACTGGACCCGTCCCACAGCTGATGGCCGGAGTCCGGCACACGCTCATCACCCGAGCCGCAGAACATCACCTCCACCTTCAAGAAACGAAGGGCATTTTGAAGATCGCAGGGTTCCCCTCTCTGCCGCGTCGCGGCCGTGGTCGTTACGGTACCGGCCATCAGGAGGCGGCGAGTTGGTTGATGTGGGCTGTGGCCAGCACTCGGCGGGACACGCCGCCGCGTGCGGTCCGGATCATGGCCTGGCCCAGTTGCAGGCTCGTGGTGACGTAGCGCGGCGCGATGCGCCGCAGCACCGGGTAGAGCGGGCCGATCACCTTGTACAGCAGGACGTAGGACGCAGTCTTCGCCGTGGTGCCGGGGAGAGGAAGGATGAACGCGGGGCGGAACATGTGTGCCCGCGGTGACAGCTCCAGCAGGGCGTTCTCCGTTTCGCCCTTGACGCGTGCCCACATCATGCGGGTCTTGCCGGTGCCGTCGGTACCGACGCCGGAGACGTAGGTGAAGACGAGGCCGGGGCTGGCGGTCAGCAGGGCGCGGGCGGCGGCCAGGGGGAAGTCGTAGGAGACCAGACGGTAGTCTGCCTCGTTCATGCCGACGGCGGAGGTGCCCAGGCAGTAGAAGCAGGCGTCGAAACCGGCCAGATGGTCCTGGACCGCGGTGAAGTCGGTGAAGTCCTCGTGGTGGAGTTCGCGGAGCTTGAGGTGGGCACGACCAGTGGATGTACGGCCTATGGCGAGGACGTCGGTGACCTCCTCGTCGCGCAGGCAGGCTTCCAGCACTCCCTGCCCAACCATGCCGGTGGCTCCGAAGATGACAATGCGCACAGTGATCCTTTTTCTGCCGTACGGGGTGGTCGGCCGGATTGCCTTGGATGGGTCAGACGGGGAAGCGGACGGTAATCGGTCAGGACCGCCTCGGAGGTCTCGACACTCGACCCCCAGCCGTGGTCCTCGCCGAACGTCATGGTGCCCAGCCCCAGGGGGCTGACCCGAAGCCCGGAACGGCCGAGCGTGATGTAGGAGTCCAAGGACCTCAAGAGGTTTCCCCTTCATGGCGAACGGGAGCGGTTGCGTGGCCGCGAATGTCGCCCGGGCCACGCGACCGCTTCCGCCGGGGGTGGGGGTGTCAGACCGTCGCGTGCGCGGTCTGCGCCGCGAGGTTCTGGGTGAAGAACGGGAGGAGTTCGGTGGTGACCTGGGGTACGTAGCGGTCGTAGAGGTCGACGTGACTGGCTCCTTCGATCCAGTGCAGCCGCTTGGGCTCGTTGGCCTTCTTGACCGCTTCCTCGGACATCCAGGCGGTGGCCGCTTCGTTGCCGGCGACCATCAGGAGCGGTCGCGGGGCGAGCAGACCGATGAGGTGGAAGGCGTCGAAGTTCATGATCTTGTCGACGCTGGAGAAGGTGAACTCGTCGGCCTGGCGCGGGTGCCGGCCGCGGTCGGTGCTGTAGTACTCCCAGGCTTCGTAGGAGTAGCGGCCGCCGGCGCGTGCCTCTTCCTCAGTCGGGCGCACGGACATCGTCGGGAGCGGCTCGCCGGCCGCCTCGGTGGTGCGTGCCGCGGCCGCCGCGTCGAGCAGCGCCTGGAGGGCGGCGGGGTCCTGGGTGCCGTCGGGGCCGACCCGGAAGTACAGTCCGAGGTCGACGGCGCCGGCCGTCGCGACCGCGCGGATGCGGTGGTCGGTGACCGCGGCGGGAATGACGTAGCCGCCGGAGGCGCAGATGCCCAGGGCGCCGATCCGGTCGGAGCCGATCTCCGGGCGGGTGGTGAGGTAGGAGACGGCGTTCTTGATGTCCTCGACACGCTGGGCGGGGTCCTCGGTGCCGCGGGGGGTGCCGCCGCTCTCGCCCTGATAGGCGGCGTCGTAGGTGAGCGCGACGAATCCGGCGTCGGCAAGTCGCTGGGCGTAGGCGTCGGCGGTCTGCTCCTTGACGCCGGCGCCGGGATGAGCGACGACCACGGCGGCGAGCGGGCCGTCGGCAGCGGTGTCGGGGGTGTACAGGTGGCCGGCGAGGGTGATCCCGGCGCTGGTGAAGGTCACATCGGTTCGCATGACCCCACCGTGCTCGCTGTGACCCGTGTTCGGGAGAGGAAGGTTCCTGCCTGGGGAAAGGCGTGCCGGGGAAGATTCTTTCCCCCCTTGACGGCCCGAGTCCGCGGCACGGTGGAAGCATAGTGGTGTCATGTCCGATTCGCGTTCATCCCGATCCGAGTTCGGTGCTTTCCTCAAGGCTCGCCGGGCCGAGCTGACGCCCGCGCAGGTGGGTCTCGTCGATGACGGGACCCTGCGGCGTGTCCCGGGGCTGCGCCGCGACGAGGTCGCCCGCCTTGCCACGATGAGCACCGATTACTACACCCGCATCGAGCAGGGGCGCGTGCGGGCCTCCGCGACCGTCCTTGCCTCCCTGGTGCGGGCGCTGCGGCTCGACGAGGCACAGCAGGCTTACCTGTACGAGCTGGCGGGCAAGACCCCCGCCCCGCGCCGCCGCGCTGGGCAGCGGGTGCGGCCGTCGGTGCAGTGGATGCTCGACGCCCTCGGCCACTTGCCGGCGATGGTGCTGGGCCGCTACAACGACATCCTCGCCTGGAACACGGCCGCAGCGGCCCTCTACCAGGACTTCGGCAAGCTGACGCCATCCGAGCGCAACTACACCAGACTGCTGTTCCTCGACCCGGCCATGCGCAGCCTCTTCACCGACTGGGAGGACGCGGGCCGGCTCAGCGCGGCACTGCTGCGGATGGAGACGGCCAGCAACCCCGACGACCCGCGCCTGGCCACACTGGTCGGCGAGCTGTCGGTACGCAGCCCCGAATTCCGCGAGTGGTGGAACGGACGGATCGTCTCCCACACCACCTACGGCCCCAAACGCTTCCGACACCCCCTCGTCGGCTCCCTCACCCTCGACTGCGACACCTGGGCCAGTCCGAACGACCCCGACGTCATGTTCATGGTCCTCACCGCCGAACCTGGCACCCCTGAGGAGCACGCACTGCGGATCCTCAGCTCCTGGCAGACCATCCCCGCCCCGACTACACATCCGGCCGACACCCCCCACGACTGATCCGGCGGTCCGACGCGTCCGGATCCGCCACCCCATCGCCTTGGCGCTCAGGCACGCGGGACAGGTGGCCCCCAAAACGACCCTTTCTCGGAGCAAGATCAAGAACAGTCGACGGAAGCGGTCCGGGTCGCGGATTCACTGTCACAACTCGTTCTCACTCAAAAGTGGAACCAGGCATGTTCTGGGAAATGGGCGTTCTCAGCGTTGCCTCTCCAGGGTGAGGATGGCTCTGGCGATGACGGTCATGCGGGTGGGGCTGATGCGGGATCTGCGGAAGATCTGCCAGGACTTCAGTCGTGCCATGCCTCGTTCGACGGGTGCACG
It includes:
- a CDS encoding MerR family transcriptional regulator; translation: MRIGQLARRTGVSERSLRYYEQEGLLSAQRTPGGHREYAEAAVARVQRIQELYAAGLCSSKISKLLPCMRDSDGWPAETADEFLVSELTVERARIDRMIEDLQRSRSLLDTVIDSAAAPRQEKQQETGPAPQSGLRPAAWQ
- a CDS encoding NAD-dependent epimerase/dehydratase family protein, whose protein sequence is MRIVIFGATGMVGQGVLEACLRDEEVTDVLAIGRTSTGRAHLKLRELHHEDFTDFTAVQDHLAGFDACFYCLGTSAVGMNEADYRLVSYDFPLAAARALLTASPGLVFTYVSGVGTDGTGKTRMMWARVKGETENALLELSPRAHMFRPAFILPLPGTTAKTASYVLLYKVIGPLYPVLRRIAPRYVTTSLQLGQAMIRTARGGVSRRVLATAHINQLAAS
- a CDS encoding alpha/beta hydrolase yields the protein MRTDVTFTSAGITLAGHLYTPDTAADGPLAAVVVAHPGAGVKEQTADAYAQRLADAGFVALTYDAAYQGESGGTPRGTEDPAQRVEDIKNAVSYLTTRPEIGSDRIGALGICASGGYVIPAAVTDHRIRAVATAGAVDLGLYFRVGPDGTQDPAALQALLDAAAAARTTEAAGEPLPTMSVRPTEEEARAGGRYSYEAWEYYSTDRGRHPRQADEFTFSSVDKIMNFDAFHLIGLLAPRPLLMVAGNEAATAWMSEEAVKKANEPKRLHWIEGASHVDLYDRYVPQVTTELLPFFTQNLAAQTAHATV
- a CDS encoding helix-turn-helix domain-containing protein, whose amino-acid sequence is MSDSRSSRSEFGAFLKARRAELTPAQVGLVDDGTLRRVPGLRRDEVARLATMSTDYYTRIEQGRVRASATVLASLVRALRLDEAQQAYLYELAGKTPAPRRRAGQRVRPSVQWMLDALGHLPAMVLGRYNDILAWNTAAAALYQDFGKLTPSERNYTRLLFLDPAMRSLFTDWEDAGRLSAALLRMETASNPDDPRLATLVGELSVRSPEFREWWNGRIVSHTTYGPKRFRHPLVGSLTLDCDTWASPNDPDVMFMVLTAEPGTPEEHALRILSSWQTIPAPTTHPADTPHD